One window of Bacillus sp. THAF10 genomic DNA carries:
- a CDS encoding YuiA family protein produces the protein MNNQLQTDKKDCPYCSGKGYFQLLLGGSETCSCCGGSGRK, from the coding sequence ATGAATAATCAACTGCAAACAGATAAAAAGGATTGCCCGTATTGCTCTGGTAAAGGATATTTTCAACTACTACTTGGTGGATCAGAAACTTGCTCCTGCTGCGGAGGGAGCGGTAGAAAATAA